A window of Acinonyx jubatus isolate Ajub_Pintada_27869175 chromosome E4, VMU_Ajub_asm_v1.0, whole genome shotgun sequence contains these coding sequences:
- the DYRK3 gene encoding dual specificity tyrosine-phosphorylation-regulated kinase 3 isoform X3, whose translation MMIDETKCPPCSNVLCNPSEPPLPRRLNTTAEQVARDHTQRFLNGSEVKVEQLFQEFGNRRSDTLQSDGISDSEKCSPTVSQGKSSDSSNAVKPSSSAKASKVVPLTPEQALKQYKHHLTAYEKLEIVNYPEIYFVGPNAKKRHGVIGGPNNGGYDDADGAYIHVPRDHLAYRYEVLKIIGKGSFGQVARVYDHKLRQYVALKMVRNEKRFHRQAAEEIRILEHLKKQDKTGSMNVIHMLESFTFRNHVCMAFELLSIDLYELIKKNKFQGFSVQLVRKFAQSILQSLDALHKNKIIHCDLKPENILLKHHGRSATKVIDFGSSCFEYQKLYTYIQSRFYRAPEIILGSRYSTPIDIWSFGCILAELLTGQPLFPGEDEGDQLACMMELLGMPPPKLLEQSKRAKYFINSKGLPRYCSVTTQADGRVVLVGGRSRRGKKRGPPGSKDWVTALKGCDDCLFIEFLKRCLHWDPSARLTPAQALRHPWISKSVPRPLTIEKVSGKRVVNPANAFQGLGSKLPPVVGIANKLKANLMSESNGGIPLCSVLPKLIS comes from the coding sequence acCACTGCTGAGCAGGTAGCAAGAGACCACACTCAGCGCTTTCTGAATGGAAGTGAGGTGAAGGTGGAACAGCTGTTTCAGGAATTTGGCAACCGAAGATCCGACACTCTCCAGTCGGATGGCATCAGCGACTCTGAGAAATGCTCTCCTACCGTTTCTCAGGGTAAGAGTTCAGATAGCTCTAATGCGGTAAAACCCAGCAGTTCAGCCAAAGCATCCAAAGTGGTGCCACTGACTCCAGAGCAAGCGCTGAAGCAGTATAAACACCACCTCACTGCTTATGAGAAGCTGGAGATCGTCAACTATCCAGAAATTTACTTCGTGGGTCCAAATGCCAAAAAGAGACATGGAGTGATCGGTGGTCCCAATAACGGGGGGTACGATGATGCAGATGGGGCCTATATTCATGTACCTCGTGACCATCTAGCTTATCGATATGAGGTGCTGAAAATTATCGGCAAGGGGAGTTTTGGGCAAGTCGCCCGGGTCTACGATCACAAACTCCGACAGTATGTGGCCCTAAAAATGGTGCGCAATGAAAAGCGCTTCCATCGGCAGGCAGCTGAGGAGATCCGGATTTTGGAGCATCTCAAAAAGCAGGACAAAACTGGGAGCATGAACGTCATCCACATGCTGGAAAGTTTCACATTCCGGAATCATGTCTGCATGGCCTTCGAATTGCTGAGCATAGACCTTTAtgagctaattaaaaaaaacaagtttcagGGGTTTAGCGTCCAGTTAGTTCGCAAGTTTGCTCAATCCATCTTGCAATCCTTGGATGCTCTCCACAAAAATAAGATCATTCACTGTGACCTGAAGCCAGAAAACATTCTCCTGAAACACCACGGGCGCAGTGCAACCAAGGTCATTGACTTTGGGTCCAGCTGCTTCGAATACCAGAAGCTTTACACCTATATCCAGTCTCGGTTCTACAGAGCTCCGGAGATCATCTTAGGAAGCCGCTACAGCACGCCTATAGACATATGGAGTTTTGGCTGCATCCTCGCAGAACTTTTAACAGGACAGCCTCTCTTCCCGGGAGAGGATGAGGGGGACCAGCTGGCCTGTATGATGGAGCTGCTAGGGATGCCACCACCAAAACTTCTGGAGCAGTCCAAACGTGCCAAGTACTTTATTAACTCCAAGGGCCTACCTCGCTACTGTTCTGTGACTACTCAGGCAGACGGGAGAGTCGTGCTTGTGGGGGGTCGCTCACGTAGGGGTAAAAAGCGGGGTCCGCCAGGCAGCAAGGACTGGGTGACAGCACTGAAGGGGTGTGATGACTGCTTGTTTATAGAGTTTTTGAAAAGGTGTCTCCACTGGGACCCCTCTGCCCGTTTGACCCCGGCTCAAGCACTGAGACATCCTTGGATTAGTAAGTCTGTGCCCAGACCTCTGACCATTGAAAAAGTGTCGGGTAAACGGGTGGTAAATCCTGCAAATGCTTTCCAGGGACTGGGTTCCAAGCTGCCTCCAGTTGTCGGAATAGCCAATAAGCTTAAAGCTAACTTGATGTCAGAATCCAACGGTGGTATACCTCTGTGCAGTGTATTGCCCAAACTCATTAGCTAA
- the DYRK3 gene encoding dual specificity tyrosine-phosphorylation-regulated kinase 3 isoform X2: protein MQTSFGLGDGVYDTFMMIDETKCPPCSNVLCNPSEPPLPRRLNTTAEQVARDHTQRFLNGSEVKVEQLFQEFGNRRSDTLQSDGISDSEKCSPTVSQGKSSDSSNAVKPSSSAKASKVVPLTPEQALKQYKHHLTAYEKLEIVNYPEIYFVGPNAKKRHGVIGGPNNGGYDDADGAYIHVPRDHLAYRYEVLKIIGKGSFGQVARVYDHKLRQYVALKMVRNEKRFHRQAAEEIRILEHLKKQDKTGSMNVIHMLESFTFRNHVCMAFELLSIDLYELIKKNKFQGFSVQLVRKFAQSILQSLDALHKNKIIHCDLKPENILLKHHGRSATKVIDFGSSCFEYQKLYTYIQSRFYRAPEIILGSRYSTPIDIWSFGCILAELLTGQPLFPGEDEGDQLACMMELLGMPPPKLLEQSKRAKYFINSKGLPRYCSVTTQADGRVVLVGGRSRRGKKRGPPGSKDWVTALKGCDDCLFIEFLKRCLHWDPSARLTPAQALRHPWISKSVPRPLTIEKVSGKRVVNPANAFQGLGSKLPPVVGIANKLKANLMSESNGGIPLCSVLPKLIS, encoded by the coding sequence acCACTGCTGAGCAGGTAGCAAGAGACCACACTCAGCGCTTTCTGAATGGAAGTGAGGTGAAGGTGGAACAGCTGTTTCAGGAATTTGGCAACCGAAGATCCGACACTCTCCAGTCGGATGGCATCAGCGACTCTGAGAAATGCTCTCCTACCGTTTCTCAGGGTAAGAGTTCAGATAGCTCTAATGCGGTAAAACCCAGCAGTTCAGCCAAAGCATCCAAAGTGGTGCCACTGACTCCAGAGCAAGCGCTGAAGCAGTATAAACACCACCTCACTGCTTATGAGAAGCTGGAGATCGTCAACTATCCAGAAATTTACTTCGTGGGTCCAAATGCCAAAAAGAGACATGGAGTGATCGGTGGTCCCAATAACGGGGGGTACGATGATGCAGATGGGGCCTATATTCATGTACCTCGTGACCATCTAGCTTATCGATATGAGGTGCTGAAAATTATCGGCAAGGGGAGTTTTGGGCAAGTCGCCCGGGTCTACGATCACAAACTCCGACAGTATGTGGCCCTAAAAATGGTGCGCAATGAAAAGCGCTTCCATCGGCAGGCAGCTGAGGAGATCCGGATTTTGGAGCATCTCAAAAAGCAGGACAAAACTGGGAGCATGAACGTCATCCACATGCTGGAAAGTTTCACATTCCGGAATCATGTCTGCATGGCCTTCGAATTGCTGAGCATAGACCTTTAtgagctaattaaaaaaaacaagtttcagGGGTTTAGCGTCCAGTTAGTTCGCAAGTTTGCTCAATCCATCTTGCAATCCTTGGATGCTCTCCACAAAAATAAGATCATTCACTGTGACCTGAAGCCAGAAAACATTCTCCTGAAACACCACGGGCGCAGTGCAACCAAGGTCATTGACTTTGGGTCCAGCTGCTTCGAATACCAGAAGCTTTACACCTATATCCAGTCTCGGTTCTACAGAGCTCCGGAGATCATCTTAGGAAGCCGCTACAGCACGCCTATAGACATATGGAGTTTTGGCTGCATCCTCGCAGAACTTTTAACAGGACAGCCTCTCTTCCCGGGAGAGGATGAGGGGGACCAGCTGGCCTGTATGATGGAGCTGCTAGGGATGCCACCACCAAAACTTCTGGAGCAGTCCAAACGTGCCAAGTACTTTATTAACTCCAAGGGCCTACCTCGCTACTGTTCTGTGACTACTCAGGCAGACGGGAGAGTCGTGCTTGTGGGGGGTCGCTCACGTAGGGGTAAAAAGCGGGGTCCGCCAGGCAGCAAGGACTGGGTGACAGCACTGAAGGGGTGTGATGACTGCTTGTTTATAGAGTTTTTGAAAAGGTGTCTCCACTGGGACCCCTCTGCCCGTTTGACCCCGGCTCAAGCACTGAGACATCCTTGGATTAGTAAGTCTGTGCCCAGACCTCTGACCATTGAAAAAGTGTCGGGTAAACGGGTGGTAAATCCTGCAAATGCTTTCCAGGGACTGGGTTCCAAGCTGCCTCCAGTTGTCGGAATAGCCAATAAGCTTAAAGCTAACTTGATGTCAGAATCCAACGGTGGTATACCTCTGTGCAGTGTATTGCCCAAACTCATTAGCTAA